The following proteins are encoded in a genomic region of Synechococcus sp. ROS8604:
- a CDS encoding thymidylate synthase, which translates to MRSIPTVVAALLLAGLGLIATSQKRVFSPGAPGLPSDARVVQLLDDQEATLNQRRQAETLLTAFVRGQLASFYWGQFASSLVDLGLSSDEALDVRVETKGRSTRLWLTPKRGRESYVAIVHFNGSKLVRLQCRGVSPVSSEQKSAACPEGWRAFEIPEV; encoded by the coding sequence ATGCGATCGATTCCCACCGTGGTGGCAGCCCTTCTTTTGGCTGGTTTGGGTTTGATCGCGACCAGCCAAAAGCGGGTGTTTTCTCCCGGGGCCCCTGGCCTGCCATCGGATGCGCGTGTTGTGCAGCTGCTGGATGATCAAGAAGCAACCTTGAATCAACGTCGCCAAGCCGAAACCTTGCTGACAGCCTTCGTTCGCGGTCAGCTCGCCAGCTTTTACTGGGGACAATTTGCGTCATCACTCGTTGATCTCGGGTTGAGCAGCGATGAGGCCTTGGATGTTCGTGTTGAGACAAAAGGCCGCAGCACGCGCCTATGGCTGACCCCCAAGCGTGGACGTGAAAGCTACGTTGCGATCGTCCATTTCAATGGATCCAAGCTTGTTCGACTGCAATGTCGAGGTGTGTCGCCTGTTTCTTCTGAGCAGAAATCTGCTGCCTGCCCCGAAGGATGGAGGGCGTTTGAGATCCCAGAGGTCTGA
- a CDS encoding 4'-phosphopantetheinyl transferase superfamily protein, producing MEEGLNRSGSVTVLWLGPASSRGLCMSDQEQAWACDLGKTRQQRFLGSRAWMRSCLSDLWGVAPQEIPLHAPPGAPPSLHSGWGFVSLSHSKGSALMAWSSAPVGVDLERLDRPFASEALMSRYYAASEQRRLRGLPHQAFHQTVLKYWLIKEAAIKWQQGSLAQDLSHWVVAADELSASHRGCGLQIAAHCRQLGPWGLAIVSACEQNLIGARVCLG from the coding sequence ATGGAGGAAGGCCTCAACCGGAGCGGAAGCGTAACCGTGCTGTGGCTTGGACCGGCTTCCTCAAGGGGCCTTTGCATGTCGGATCAGGAACAAGCCTGGGCCTGCGACTTGGGCAAGACACGTCAGCAGCGTTTTCTTGGCTCCCGTGCCTGGATGCGTTCTTGCCTAAGTGATTTATGGGGAGTTGCCCCGCAGGAGATCCCCTTGCATGCGCCTCCAGGTGCGCCGCCATCGCTTCATTCCGGTTGGGGATTTGTCAGCCTCAGCCACAGCAAGGGATCGGCGTTGATGGCCTGGTCTTCTGCCCCTGTTGGGGTTGATTTAGAGCGATTGGATCGTCCGTTCGCTTCGGAAGCACTGATGAGCCGTTACTACGCAGCGAGCGAGCAGCGTCGTCTGAGAGGCCTTCCCCACCAAGCCTTTCACCAGACTGTTTTGAAGTATTGGTTGATCAAGGAAGCTGCGATTAAGTGGCAACAGGGATCTTTGGCTCAGGATCTGTCGCACTGGGTGGTTGCGGCCGATGAGTTGAGTGCAAGCCATCGGGGCTGTGGTCTTCAGATCGCAGCGCACTGTCGCCAACTGGGGCCCTGGGGCCTGGCGATCGTGTCAGCTTGCGAACAGAATTTGATTGGCGCAAGGGTCTGCCTAGGTTGA
- the bcp gene encoding thioredoxin-dependent thiol peroxidase, with product MTLQIGDLAPDFTLPDQNGEPVQLSSLRGQRVVIYFYPKDATPGCTKEACNFRDRWSSFKDHGIHVLGISKDNAASHTRFITKQELPFTLLSDAEPCPVASSFESYGLKKFMGRESMGMMRHTFVIDAEGRLELIYRKVKSDSMADQVLSDLGIS from the coding sequence ATGACTCTGCAGATCGGCGATCTCGCGCCTGATTTCACACTTCCTGACCAAAATGGAGAACCTGTGCAGCTGTCCTCCTTGCGGGGGCAGCGCGTGGTGATCTATTTCTATCCCAAAGACGCCACCCCTGGTTGCACGAAAGAAGCCTGTAACTTCCGAGATCGCTGGTCGTCCTTCAAGGACCATGGAATTCACGTCTTAGGAATCAGCAAGGACAACGCGGCCTCCCATACGCGCTTCATCACCAAGCAGGAGTTGCCCTTCACGCTGTTGAGTGATGCAGAACCGTGCCCAGTGGCCAGCAGTTTTGAAAGTTATGGACTGAAAAAATTCATGGGTCGCGAATCCATGGGAATGATGCGACACACCTTCGTCATCGATGCCGAAGGACGGTTGGAATTGATTTACAGAAAAGTGAAATCTGATTCCATGGCCGATCAAGTTCTCAGTGACCTCGGCATCAGCTGA
- a CDS encoding type III pantothenate kinase gives MASSEDFPSRCLLIGNSRWHWAEQSGTSRWVYQHEVAAPEALDSPSDLMAWAAVGPIPDHPCLQSSRRLNLADIPLQGSPPWLGIDRALAGWGAWRANETRVGVLVVDAGTVLSLTRISATGSFSGGLLAAGYGLQLRAMAEATAGLNVTSPVGLDPEDAKPFPFETQAAMRSGAQQSLVGLIRQAHAQSPWPIWLCGGDAPQLLLNLQEQLGMEVFHAPNLVMETMVELVS, from the coding sequence GGCATCTAGCGAGGATTTCCCATCCCGCTGCCTGCTGATTGGAAACAGCCGCTGGCACTGGGCAGAGCAGAGCGGCACGTCTCGCTGGGTCTATCAGCATGAGGTTGCGGCCCCAGAGGCGTTGGATTCTCCTAGCGATCTCATGGCCTGGGCAGCTGTCGGGCCGATCCCAGACCATCCTTGTTTGCAGTCCAGCCGACGCTTGAACTTGGCTGACATCCCTCTTCAGGGGAGTCCCCCTTGGTTAGGAATCGATCGAGCGCTCGCTGGATGGGGCGCTTGGCGTGCCAATGAAACGCGTGTCGGCGTTCTTGTGGTGGATGCAGGCACGGTTCTCAGCCTCACCAGAATCTCTGCGACGGGATCGTTTTCTGGTGGGCTATTAGCGGCTGGTTATGGCTTGCAATTGCGCGCGATGGCTGAGGCCACAGCAGGTTTAAACGTGACCTCGCCCGTGGGCCTCGATCCCGAAGACGCGAAGCCTTTCCCTTTCGAGACCCAAGCGGCGATGCGCTCTGGCGCGCAACAAAGTTTGGTGGGTCTCATCCGTCAAGCTCATGCCCAAAGCCCTTGGCCGATTTGGCTTTGTGGAGGAGATGCTCCCCAACTGCTCCTGAACCTTCAGGAGCAGTTGGGGATGGAGGTGTTTCATGCACCGAACTTGGTGATGGAGACGATGGTCGAGCTGGTCAGCTGA